One Streptomyces sp. R28 DNA window includes the following coding sequences:
- a CDS encoding SigE family RNA polymerase sigma factor: MAQGEVLEFEEYVRTRQDALLRSARRLVPDPVDAQDLLQTALVRTYHRWDGIADKRLADAYLRRVMINTRTEWWRARKLEEVPTEQLPDASVDDSTEQHADRALLMDIMKVLAPKQRSVVVLRHWEQMSTEETAAALGMSAGTVKSTLHRALARLREELESRDLDARALEREERERCAA; this comes from the coding sequence ATGGCGCAGGGAGAGGTGCTCGAGTTCGAGGAGTACGTCCGCACCCGGCAGGACGCGCTGCTGCGCAGCGCCCGCCGGCTGGTCCCGGACCCGGTGGACGCCCAGGACCTGCTGCAGACGGCGCTGGTGCGGACGTACCACCGCTGGGACGGCATCGCGGACAAGCGGCTCGCGGACGCCTACCTGCGCCGCGTCATGATCAACACGCGCACCGAGTGGTGGCGGGCCCGCAAGCTGGAGGAGGTGCCGACCGAGCAGCTCCCGGACGCCTCGGTCGACGACTCCACCGAGCAGCACGCGGACCGTGCCCTGCTGATGGACATCATGAAGGTTCTGGCACCGAAGCAGCGCAGTGTCGTGGTGCTGCGACACTGGGAGCAGATGTCCACGGAGGAGACGGCCGCCGCCCTCGGCATGTCGGCCGGAACGGTCAAGAGCACGCTGCACCGGGCGCTCGCCCGGCTCCGCGAGGAGCTGGAGAGCCGCGATCTGGACGCACGCGCGCTGGAGCGTGAGGAGCGGGAGCGTTGCGCGGCCTAG